CTATTCCATGAATTTGTTGGAGAAATTGAGATGCATTTGACGAATGCCAACAAACtgggatgaaattgaagataaGAAAGCTTAGTATTAGAGAAATGAAGCTTAGAGAATTGAGTTTCAAACCTTAAGAGGATGAAGGGAGATCGGAGAATGCCGTGGATAACAAGAACCTAGTGTTGCAAAAGCCCTTGGATATCCAGGCATCGCCATTTTCGAGTTCTTTTCCCTGTTTCGTTCTCCCGCGCTTTCACTCTCTTTACCTGAGAGAACTACTGACTAGGGACCATTATCAGGTTCTAGCGCTGAGCAACGGTCGTACAGAGGCCTGAAACGACGACGCTAAAAGTCGGGTACCAATGTCCAGATAAACGACGTCGTTTACTCGGATGACGTGTAATtacttttttctcctttttgtttccaaaataaataaagaaaataaaacattagtTCGAGCCAATTTGGTAACACTGTCATTTCCCATTTTCTGTTTGtcttttttctcctttcccattcttaaaattaatttaattttacgaaaaatagaagaaaatccaaaaaaagaaaggaaaaaaaagtcaataaatgcatatttatttatctctaaaaaaatattgtaacCCTTAACACTACCAGTCTCTTCATAAGCTATCAGCTCCGCTAGGTAAGCAAGTTGGGAAGCATTACATTTTATGGATCAACTGGTTTGGACACTCCTcatgaaaacaatatctataaTAAAAGGAGACAAGATTCAAATGCAGCTAATGTAACCCACAGGATTCATTTCCCTGCTATCCTTAATGATGCCTAACAATGTGCCATAGTTTGAATATCAGAATTCTTCTACCCTAACGGCGTCACGGGGCTTATCGTACGCATCTTTCGGTCTCGACTTCTTCACTCCTGCTGTGAACCAGACCTTATCAGATTTGTAGCCCTCAACCATCACGCTTGTCACTTTCACCCACACTAGGACTTTTGTCTTCATTCCTTCAATGCTTGTTAGCTTCCCTCTCTGAAGAGTTCCTTTCACCCGTGTTGCATATCTGACCACAGAAGAATCCTTGAAGCTTATCTCACAAACGGATGGTAAGTACACAATCAGCCTGGACCTGGATTCATCAAATTCGTAGCTGATTATGTTCTGAGGAAAGAGGCCGGGCGGTAAGTTGTACTCACGGAGTAATTCCGGCAGGCTCTTCAATGGCTTTCCTGTggggagggaaaaaaaatgttgaatgcTAAGATGGGTTATGATTTTCTTCAGTATTAAGCTCATGTAAATCTACTAAGACTTAATAGAGGAGATGAGAGGCAGTCATAAAGGGAGTGAAAGATAGTTTGATAGAATATGAACAAATCAGATATGCAGAAAGGGCAAAGGAAAATTCTGATCCCTAGCGGTACGAGAAGAGAGGTCATGATGTTACGCGCCTAGGAGGGCTGCGCGCTTTGGCCTGAACCCAGTGCCACATTAGGTTAGGGATTGGGGCGATAATAGCTCCTCCGCACTAATCTCCCAATATGCTCAAAAACCGAGAGCCCTGGTTAAACGAAACTGAGGACATACAGGGAAGTCCTACTGACACATTCATAATGAACTCATTCAAAAGGAAATGGAAAAACGAAAGGGGAAATTTCATTCATAGGGAAATTTCGGGAGAAGCTGAGAGGCTGAGGTAGGGATTATCCATTTATCCTGCACTTCCCACAGAATGCAACCGGATATAGCAGCAATATGGTTCATCAATCCAGCATTGAATATGCAATTATCCTAATATGAAAGGAGAGGATGTGCAAGAGGTCACCTTTTAGCTTGTTGAAAATCCACTTTGCCTTCTCTTCCACGGTATTTGAGAAAGTCTGcaacaaaagataaaatatatgagaTTCTAACCAAGGTCTAAGTTCGATATTCGCCTATACAGAAATGGAGAGACGCTCAGAGTTTTAGCTGATGCCAATTGCTACTTAAAGCAGGTTTTGAGCATCCAGATATAATCTGATTTTGCCGTGTTTGCATCAAGCGTCCTGTTCGACATTTAACAATCAACCTCACGTTTGAAAGAAACATtacaaaaagagaaatacATATCAGCATCTCCTTAATAGATCAGTCCATTCTCACTTCCATCATAACCCTATCGGTCAATCCTCTGATTAGTGGAAGAAACCAACGGATCTCGCCTTAATCTCGGTACTAAGCCATATACAAAGAAAAATCAGTAcaaagtccaccgctaatgACAATGAAGGGTAGCTTCATTTCTCAAATCGcgaaaagtaaaaagaaactcaacactaaaataaaagaaaaacacaggCAGATGCACGGCTACACAAAACACAAACGAACGAACAAAATTGACAAACACAAAGcagaaacaagaacagaaaCTCACTTGGAAATCGTCGGTGATATTAGCGAGTTCCTCCTTGGCTTTCTTTGAAATCCACAAGCTCCCGACCTTTAAGCTGCTCACTCTGGTCAAGGCCTTCTCCATTTTTGCAGCTCGGACCGACCTTCACTCCCTCTAGAGCTGGGCtgggagagaagaaaatggggGAAGTAAGAGAAGTGGAGAAAATGGGagccacacccatataaatcTGAAGCCACCTCGAGAAGACAAAGGCGCCACTGTCAAATGTGAATTGCCAGTGAGTGTGAAATGCAATCGAGAGGGTAATTTGGTAATTTGGCGTGGAGCTAATCTTCAGGCTTTTGAGCGGTTTCACGGCTATGCCATTCGCTATTCTAACGcctaacttaaaattttaaaatatatatatataattttaaattctttatgaatataaaattaattataaaaatataaatgaaatagaCACcgacttttaaaataaaattatatatatatatatatatatatttccaaaACAGTGGCGGGTCGAGAAGACAGAAAAAACAGAAAGGGAATTAAAAGGGAGAAAATTCCACGCCTTTTACTGGGAATCGTGAATTGAAAGACGAGAATGATTCGATTGGGTGATTGGACGATGAAGATGATTTGGCACATGGGTCGGTGGGGTCCACTCTTCATGGTTTACAGCTCAAAACTCTAATTCACACTAATTTTTAAGCCAACAAAATTACATCTACCAATACGGTAGATTTTATTCACTTTTAACCCCAAAGATTGAAaattctcttttcattttacatTTCTGAACCAAACATCCATTGAACTTAacataaaaactcaaattttggttactttttttttattattattattattattattattattatttattgaattaaccCAATTCAAAAATTGAATTACAATCCAACGTAACTCTATCCTATAGTTTGTAATcgataatatattttgtgaagtttataaaattttaattatcaatataAAATGTATTACGACgtatgttatttaaaaaataattaaaaaattactcgACAACTCAACAAAAAATAGAGTGTTGGATTGAGTTAAATTGTGAATTCTATTCAAGTTGCTCGAGTCACTAATCCaaccaattcaaaatttcaaatcagtaaaaataaaaataaaactcaactcaacccgtGTATATCCCTAGTAGAACTATTACATTAACAAATGTATTAAGGGTGATTAGACTACTTTTATTACATCAAATGGTAGATGTTAGACTTCTTATATTATTTACCACGCTCATTCTTGACTCATCAAGCCAGGCATTAATCGAGTCAAAGCACGTGTCCCCTGCTCATGAATTACAGTATTAACTCTAAAAATTGTTCTAACTCAACTTGCtactaaaaattatatatatgaaaaaacaccaaattagttttttttttttaatttaaaaaagctATGGATAAGACcaaatggattaaaatttatgtaaaaCCAAAGTCACGGTGAAAG
This genomic window from Cucurbita pepo subsp. pepo cultivar mu-cu-16 chromosome LG01, ASM280686v2, whole genome shotgun sequence contains:
- the LOC111781252 gene encoding uncharacterized protein At5g01610-like — translated: MEKALTRVSSLKVGSLWISKKAKEELANITDDFQTFSNTVEEKAKWIFNKLKGKPLKSLPELLREYNLPPGLFPQNIISYEFDESRSRLIVYLPSVCEISFKDSSVVRYATRVKGTLQRGKLTSIEGMKTKVLVWVKVTSVMVEGYKSDKVWFTAGVKKSRPKDAYDKPRDAVRVEEF